The genomic segment TTTGATGGACAGGTTCTTCTCTCTTATCCATGAAAACTGGACAATACTAGATCATCCCACATGGCTTGCAGGATATGCGCTTTGGCGGCTGAATTGGATTCACCCGTTTGTAGAAGGAAACGGGCGAACAGCGCGCGCTGCTTGCTACTATCTGATCTGCCTGAAGCATGGCGCGTTGCTCCCTGGTAAGAAGATCGTTCCGGAGCGAATACGCGAGAATCGCAAGCCGTACTATGACGCGTTGGCTGCTGCGGATCGTGCATGGGACGAAGGCAAGCTGGACGTTTCGGTCATGGCGAAGTATCTTGAGGAATTGTTGAAGGGCCAGCTTACGGATCAGTGAGTTTCGTCATCTGCGACCTTACAGTCTTTACACGCCCCACCCCGCCCATTACACTGAGGGGTTTGGTATACCGGAGCAGGGCAATTCTTCGCCCAGGAGGCGCACTCCCCATGGCAGCGGTTGAAGAAAAAGTTAAGCAGATCATCGTCGAGCAGCTCGGCGTGGACGAAGCCGAGGTCACGGCCAACGCCTCATTCGTGGACGATCTTGGCGCCGATTCGCTCGACGTGGTCGAGCTGGTCATGGCCTTTGAAGAGGCCTTCGACATCGAGATTCCTGACGAGGATGCGGAGAAAATCCGCACCGTCCGCGACGCCATTGATTACATCGAGAAGAAGGCCAAGGTTTCAAAGTGACCGCGTTTTGCGGGCGTGAGCGACTCCTGAAGAGCAGCGAAGGGAGGAGCGGGAGCCCGCAGCGGTCATCCTGAGCGCGGCGCGCGACCAGCGCGAAGCGAAGGACCTGTTCCACCCACCGCCGCAGCGCCATCCGCCCTGCGGCATTGTTCTGACGGGCGCAACCGTAAGGAGCCAGTTCGTGCGACGTGTCGTAGTCACCGGCCTCGGGCTCATCTGTGCCCTGGGCAACACCAGCGAAGAAGCCTGGAAGAACCTTGTCGCCGGCAAGAGCGGAGTGCGCCGGGTTACGCACTTCGACGTCAGCCAGTTTGCCTGCCAGATCGCCGCCGAGGTCCGCGACTTCGATCCGCTCAACTTCGTCGAGAAAAAAGAACTGAAGAAGATGGGCCGCTTCATCCACCTGGCGCTGGCCGCCACCGATGAAGCGATGAAGATGTCGGGACTCCGGGTGACGCCGGAGAACGCTACCCGTGTGGGTGTGCACATTGGCTCGGGCATCGGCGGGTTCGACGTGATCGAGCGCGAGCACTCCAACCTGATCAGCGGCGGCCCGCGCAAGATCTCGCCGTTCTTCATTCCGGCGGCCATCGTGAACCTCGCGGCCGGACACGTGAGCATCCGCTGGGGCGCCAAGGGCCCGAACGAGGCCACCTGTACCGCCTGCACCACCAGCGCACATGCCATCGGCGACGCCGCCAAGATCATCGCGCGTTGCGATGCCGACGTGATGATCGCCGGCGGCACCGAGGCCGCGATCACGCCGATGGGTGTGGGCGGATTTGCCGCCATGCGCGCGCTCTCCACCCGCAACGACGAGCCGGAAAAAGCCAGCCGCCCGTGGGACGCCGGGCGCGACGGCTTCGTGATCGGCGAAGGCGCAGGGATCCTGATCCTGGAAGAACTCGAGCACGCCCGCCGCCGCAACGCGCCGATTTTCGCCGAACTGGTTGGCTACGGCATGAGCGGCGACGCCTTCCACATCACGCAGCCCGCCGAAGACGGCGACGGCGCTTATCGCGTGATGCTCAACACTCTCAACGACGCCAAGGCGCGCCCCGAAGACGTGCAGTACATCAACGCGCACGGCACCTCGACGCCGATCGGCGACAAGCTGGAAACCATCGCCATCAAGCGCGCCTTCGGTGACCATGCGAAGAAAGTTGCCGTCAGCAGCACCAAGAGCATGACCGGGCACCTGCTGGGCGGCGCCGGCGGCCTGGAGGCCGGCATTACCGTGCTGGCGCTGCGCGACCAGGTGATCCCGCCGACCATCAATCTGGAAACGCCCGACCCGGAGTGCGACCTCGACTACGTCCCCAACCAGGCCCGCCACACCGAAATCAACCTCGCGCTCACCAACTCCTTCGGCTTCGGCGGCACCAACGGCTGCCTGCTGTTCCGCCGCTGGACGGAGTAATAGAAAAAGCGCGGCCTGCCCTCGCAAGCCGCGCTTTTCGCCGACACAGATCGGCTATTTGCCCTTGGCGGAAGTGCAGCTTTCGGAAATCATCTGCACGTCCTCTACCTTGTAGTGCTTTTCCTTTCCTTCCTTCTTTTCCGCGGTCTCGCCCATCGCGGCTGCGGTTGACGCCGTAGCCGTGATCTTCACCTCGTGGCCCACGTGGTCTTTCAACGCGTCGTTGCCGCCAATTTCAACCGTCTTGCCGTTCTTCGCGGTGAGCGTGTAGGCGCCATCGGCGTTCGGACCGCTCAGGCAGCCGGTCATGGTCTTGCCTTTATGGTCCTTGTGCTCCATGGTCTGCATACTGGAGCTCTGGTCGCTTTGGGGCTTGGCCTGGTCGCTTTCGGGTTTCGACTGGGTATGGCCGGGACTCGGGTTGGGTTGCTGGGCAGCCGGCGGGTTCTGATCGGAGGTGCTCGGGGCGCTGGGCGGCGCGCTCGTTTGCGCCATCATCGACAGCGCGAACAGCGACGTCAGGGCCAGGGTAAACAATGCCTTCTTCATAGAACTCTCTCCTTCCGGTACTGATGGCCTGTGCAACATCGACTCGTGGCGCGCCAAGAGGGATGCTGCGGCTGGAAAGCGGGTTGTCAGCCCGAGAGACGCTGCTGGCTCCTGGCTGCTGGCTTGAACCCGGCCGTGCGAAGCCGACAGCTAAGGGCGAAGAGCCAAGGGCGAAGAGCTGAAGAGCGCCCTTAGCTTTTCGCGGGAAACGGGAAACGGAAAGAGGGAAGCGGGAAACAGCCTTTTCAGAAAATGCGGAAGTGAATTGTCAGGTACTTCTTGGGATTCTCGCGAATGGCCTTCACCAG from the Terriglobales bacterium genome contains:
- the fabF gene encoding beta-ketoacyl-ACP synthase II codes for the protein MRRVVVTGLGLICALGNTSEEAWKNLVAGKSGVRRVTHFDVSQFACQIAAEVRDFDPLNFVEKKELKKMGRFIHLALAATDEAMKMSGLRVTPENATRVGVHIGSGIGGFDVIEREHSNLISGGPRKISPFFIPAAIVNLAAGHVSIRWGAKGPNEATCTACTTSAHAIGDAAKIIARCDADVMIAGGTEAAITPMGVGGFAAMRALSTRNDEPEKASRPWDAGRDGFVIGEGAGILILEELEHARRRNAPIFAELVGYGMSGDAFHITQPAEDGDGAYRVMLNTLNDAKARPEDVQYINAHGTSTPIGDKLETIAIKRAFGDHAKKVAVSSTKSMTGHLLGGAGGLEAGITVLALRDQVIPPTINLETPDPECDLDYVPNQARHTEINLALTNSFGFGGTNGCLLFRRWTE
- a CDS encoding Fic family protein, whose translation is MSVREKDDPALFRRIQEQNLLRQYDLLSNCVEIGLTKGIEAFDKYTLWALNYTAVANIAQFGGRYREEPIYVGNHTPPHFEKVPNLMDRFFSLIHENWTILDHPTWLAGYALWRLNWIHPFVEGNGRTARAACYYLICLKHGALLPGKKIVPERIRENRKPYYDALAAADRAWDEGKLDVSVMAKYLEELLKGQLTDQ
- the acpP gene encoding acyl carrier protein; its protein translation is MAAVEEKVKQIIVEQLGVDEAEVTANASFVDDLGADSLDVVELVMAFEEAFDIEIPDEDAEKIRTVRDAIDYIEKKAKVSK